A single region of the Diadema setosum chromosome 14, eeDiaSeto1, whole genome shotgun sequence genome encodes:
- the LOC140237498 gene encoding phosphopantothenate--cysteine ligase-like isoform X2 produces MDQFFEDFPAPKDFQATCERVTKFVEHHQSTKKSVVLVTSGGTAVPIESRTVRFIDNFSTGTRGAASTEYFLAEDYAVIFLQRSKSAKPFLRHFPDESLFDLFTLTTEDDSDAASVQVNPSHRVKVCQLVKARQEALSSNSLLIIPFFSLQDYLYLLRGISEALSLLRHSAMIFLAAAVSDFYIPRDELPEHKLQSSHGPPQIKLSAVPKMLVFLIHHWAPEAFVVSFKLETDPKLLIGKSRKALETNKHQARRRCHFFTVANGSGIVIKNLVYSQ; encoded by the exons ATGGATCAGTTTTTCGAAGACTTCCCAGCTCCCAAAGATTTTCAGGCGACATGTGAGCGAGTGACCAAATTTGTGGAACATCACCAGAGTACCAAGAAAAGCGTTGTCCTTGTCACG TCTGGAGGAACGGCAGTGCCCATCGAGAGCCGGACGGTTAGATTCATCGACAACTTCAGTACTGGGACTCGAGGAGCTGCATCCACTGA ATACTTCCTCGCAGAAGATTATGCGGTCATCTTTCTGCAGCGGAGTAAGTCAGCGAAGCCTTTTCTGAGGCACTTTCCAGATGAGTCCCTGTTTGACCTTTTCACGCTGACGACAGAGGATGACTCGGACGCAGCCTCCGTTCAAG TGAACCCATCACACAGGGTGAAAGTCTGCCAGCTGGTCAAGGCCAGACAAGAGGCACTCAGCTCCAACAGTCTCCTCATCATTCCATTCTTCTCGCTCCAAGACTACCTCTACCTCCTGCGAGGGATCTCCGAGGCGCTCTCCCTGCTCCGCCACAGTGCCATGATCTTCCTCGCTGCAGCTGTGTCAGACTTCTACATTCCAAGAGATGAACTG CCTGAGCACAAACTGCAGTCTTCTCACGGCCCTCCTCAGATCAAGCTGTCAGCAGTGCCCAAGATGCTTGTATTCCTCATCCACCACTGGGCACCGGAGGCATTTGTCGTCTCGTTCAAACTCGAGACAGACCCTAAGCTCTTGATTGGGAAGTCAAGGAAAGCTCTagagacaaacaaacatcag